Proteins encoded within one genomic window of Sphingosinicella ginsenosidimutans:
- the gcvPB gene encoding aminomethyl-transferring glycine dehydrogenase subunit GcvPB, with protein sequence MTINQSGWRPELGEASNDDGGATYTGNKALMLEEPLLFEIGDTRTTGVDFDAPAAGSSRLGGLDRNREIGLAGLTEPQAVRHYTRLSRQNYAIDLGLFPLGSCTMKHNPRLNEKVARMPGFADVHPLQPVDTIQGALAVINELAVWLIELTGMHGVAMTPKAGAHGELCGILCIKAALDARGEDRKVILVPESAHGTNPATAAFAGFSIENIPANGDGRVDLDALKARLGPDVAGVMITNPNTCGLFERDMKAISDAVHAAGGYVYCDGANFNAIVGRVRPGDLGIDAMHINLHKTFSTPHGGGGPGAGPVVLSEALAPYGPLPFTARRKDGHIDLIEEENAGDEHPDSFGRMAAFNGQMGMFTRALAYILSHGADGLRQVAEDAVLNANYVLRRLEGVLDAPFGHSGPCMHEALFSDRGFADGLSTLDLAKGLIDEGFHPMTMYFPLVVHGAMLIEPTETESKAALDQFIGAVRSVAERAKAGDASLKAAPVFAPRRRLDETLAARKPVLVYKEPTQAQPAE encoded by the coding sequence ATGACGATCAACCAGAGCGGCTGGCGGCCCGAATTGGGCGAGGCTTCGAACGACGATGGCGGCGCGACCTATACCGGCAACAAGGCGCTGATGCTGGAGGAGCCGCTGCTCTTCGAGATCGGCGACACGCGGACGACCGGCGTGGATTTCGACGCGCCGGCGGCTGGCTCATCACGCCTCGGCGGGCTCGACCGCAACCGGGAGATCGGGCTGGCCGGGCTGACCGAGCCGCAGGCGGTGCGCCATTATACGCGGCTCAGCCGCCAGAATTACGCGATCGACCTCGGGCTCTTCCCGCTCGGCTCGTGCACGATGAAGCACAATCCGCGGCTGAACGAGAAGGTCGCGCGGATGCCGGGCTTCGCCGATGTTCACCCGCTCCAGCCGGTCGATACGATCCAGGGCGCGCTCGCGGTCATCAACGAGCTTGCGGTGTGGCTGATCGAGCTCACCGGGATGCATGGCGTGGCGATGACGCCAAAGGCGGGGGCGCACGGGGAATTGTGCGGCATCCTGTGCATCAAGGCGGCGCTCGACGCGCGCGGCGAGGATCGCAAGGTGATCCTGGTGCCCGAAAGCGCGCACGGCACCAATCCCGCCACCGCGGCCTTTGCCGGCTTTTCGATCGAGAATATCCCGGCCAATGGCGACGGCCGGGTCGATCTCGACGCGCTGAAGGCGCGGCTTGGGCCGGACGTCGCCGGGGTGATGATCACCAACCCCAATACCTGCGGCCTGTTCGAACGCGACATGAAGGCCATTTCCGACGCGGTCCATGCGGCGGGCGGCTATGTCTATTGCGACGGCGCGAACTTCAACGCGATCGTCGGCCGGGTGCGGCCGGGCGATCTCGGCATCGATGCGATGCACATCAACCTGCACAAGACCTTCTCCACCCCGCACGGCGGCGGCGGGCCGGGCGCGGGGCCGGTGGTGCTTTCCGAGGCGCTGGCGCCTTACGGCCCGCTGCCGTTCACCGCTCGACGGAAGGACGGCCATATCGACCTCATCGAAGAGGAGAATGCGGGCGACGAGCATCCCGACAGCTTCGGGCGGATGGCGGCGTTCAACGGCCAGATGGGCATGTTCACCCGCGCCCTCGCCTATATCCTGAGCCATGGCGCGGACGGGCTGAGGCAGGTCGCCGAGGATGCGGTGCTCAACGCCAATTATGTGCTGAGGCGGCTGGAGGGCGTGCTCGACGCGCCGTTCGGCCATAGCGGCCCGTGCATGCACGAGGCCCTGTTCAGCGATCGCGGCTTCGCGGACGGACTGTCCACCCTCGATCTCGCCAAGGGCCTGATCGACGAGGGCTTCCACCCGATGACGATGTATTTCCCGCTCGTCGTCCACGGCGCGATGCTGATCGAGCCGACCGAGACCGAGAGCAAGGCGGCGCTGGACCAGTTCATCGGCGCGGTGAGAAGCGTCGC
- the gcvPA gene encoding aminomethyl-transferring glycine dehydrogenase subunit GcvPA, whose product MRYLPLSDTDRREMLAAVGAKSIDDLFVDVPEAARLSGTIEGLPDHASEMAVERHMRALAQKNMVAGDVPFFLGAGAYRHHIPASVDHIIQRGEFLTSYTPYQPEIAQGTLQALFEFQTQVARLYGCEVANASMYDGSTACWEAIAMARRITRRTKTILSGGLHPHYVSTARTMARFTGDVLEAALPDLSADTDFDRIVGAIDGETSAVVVQYPDILGRIDDLSELAARCHEQGALLIAVVTEPVALGAIRSPGEMGADIVVGEGQSIGVGLNFGGPYVGLFATREKYVRQMPGRLAGETVDAQGKRGFVLTLSTREQHIRREKATSNICTNAGLCALAFSVHMTLLGEKGLRQLAAVNHARAVAAAEALTQVPGVSLVNRTFFNEFTLTLPKEARPVVRALAEAGVLGGVSLGRLYPGVAGLENGLVVAVTETVTDEDIGAFAKALAGVLA is encoded by the coding sequence ATGCGTTACCTGCCTTTGTCCGATACCGACCGGCGCGAGATGCTGGCGGCGGTCGGCGCCAAGTCGATCGACGATCTGTTCGTGGACGTGCCGGAGGCGGCGCGGCTTTCCGGGACGATCGAAGGGCTTCCCGATCATGCCAGCGAAATGGCGGTCGAGCGGCACATGCGCGCGCTCGCGCAGAAGAACATGGTCGCGGGCGACGTCCCTTTCTTCCTCGGCGCGGGGGCATATCGGCATCACATCCCGGCCAGCGTCGATCACATCATCCAGCGCGGCGAATTCCTGACCAGCTACACGCCCTATCAGCCGGAGATCGCGCAGGGCACGCTCCAGGCTCTGTTCGAATTCCAGACGCAGGTCGCGCGGCTCTATGGCTGTGAGGTCGCCAACGCCTCGATGTATGACGGATCGACCGCCTGCTGGGAGGCGATCGCGATGGCGCGGCGGATCACGCGGCGGACGAAGACGATCCTCTCCGGCGGCCTTCACCCGCACTATGTCTCGACCGCCAGGACGATGGCGCGCTTCACCGGCGACGTGCTCGAGGCGGCGCTGCCGGACCTGTCGGCGGACACCGATTTCGATCGGATCGTCGGCGCGATCGATGGCGAGACCAGCGCGGTCGTGGTGCAATATCCGGACATCCTCGGCCGGATCGACGATCTTTCGGAGCTCGCGGCGCGCTGCCACGAGCAGGGCGCGCTGCTGATCGCGGTCGTCACCGAGCCGGTGGCGCTGGGGGCGATCCGCTCGCCCGGCGAGATGGGCGCGGACATCGTCGTCGGCGAGGGCCAGTCGATCGGCGTCGGCCTCAATTTCGGCGGCCCTTATGTCGGCCTCTTCGCCACCCGCGAGAAATATGTCCGCCAGATGCCGGGCCGCCTCGCCGGCGAGACCGTGGATGCGCAGGGCAAGCGCGGCTTCGTCCTTACCCTGTCGACCCGCGAGCAGCATATCCGGCGCGAGAAGGCGACCAGCAATATCTGCACCAATGCCGGCCTGTGCGCGCTCGCTTTCTCGGTGCACATGACCCTGCTCGGCGAGAAGGGGCTGCGGCAGCTCGCCGCGGTCAATCACGCCCGCGCCGTGGCGGCGGCGGAGGCCCTGACACAGGTGCCCGGCGTCAGCCTGGTCAACCGGACCTTCTTCAACGAATTCACCCTGACCTTGCCGAAGGAGGCGCGGCCGGTGGTGCGCGCGCTGGCGGAGGCCGGCGTGCTCGGCGGGGTCTCGCTCGGCCGCCTCTATCCGGGTGTGGCGGGCCTCGAGAACGGGCTGGTCGTGGCGGTCACCGAGACCGTGACGGACGAGGATATCGGCGCCTTTGCCAAGGCGCTGGCAGGAGTGCTGGCATGA
- a CDS encoding class I SAM-dependent methyltransferase, with protein sequence MVNESSRWSPADYARNAAFVPALGAAALSLLDPKPGEMILDLGCGDGVLTEKIVAAGAVVIGFDSSPEMVEAARSRGIDAFVVDAEALASPEQAERFGQFDAVFSNAALHWMLDADAVASGVFAMLKAGGRFAGEMGGAGNIAVLRGAIRAELIERGYTLPEADPQWYPSVEEFTRLYATAGFGQIQAELIDRPTPLPAGISAWVKTFRAGWLDQAMVPEWERDEIGRGVEKRVEATLRNPDGSWFADYVRLRFWMRKPE encoded by the coding sequence ATGGTGAATGAAAGCTCGCGCTGGTCGCCGGCGGATTATGCGCGCAACGCCGCCTTCGTGCCGGCGCTTGGCGCGGCGGCGCTCTCGCTGCTCGATCCCAAGCCCGGCGAGATGATCCTCGATCTCGGCTGCGGCGACGGCGTGCTGACCGAGAAGATCGTCGCGGCCGGCGCGGTCGTGATCGGCTTCGACAGCTCGCCGGAGATGGTCGAGGCGGCGCGCTCGCGCGGCATCGATGCGTTCGTCGTCGATGCCGAGGCGCTGGCCAGCCCCGAGCAGGCGGAGCGGTTCGGGCAGTTCGACGCGGTCTTTTCCAATGCGGCGCTCCACTGGATGCTCGATGCCGATGCGGTGGCGAGCGGCGTGTTCGCGATGCTGAAGGCCGGCGGCCGCTTCGCCGGCGAGATGGGCGGCGCGGGCAATATCGCGGTCCTGCGCGGCGCGATCCGGGCGGAGCTGATCGAACGCGGCTACACTTTGCCCGAGGCCGATCCGCAATGGTATCCGAGCGTGGAGGAGTTCACGCGGCTCTATGCGACGGCCGGGTTCGGCCAGATCCAGGCCGAGCTGATCGACCGGCCGACGCCGCTGCCCGCCGGCATTTCCGCCTGGGTGAAGACCTTCCGCGCCGGCTGGCTCGACCAGGCGATGGTGCCCGAATGGGAGCGCGACGAGATCGGTCGCGGGGTGGAGAAACGGGTCGAGGCCACGCTTCGCAATCCCGACGGCAGCTGGTTCGCGGATTATGTCCGGCTGCGCTTCTGGATGCGGAAGCCGGAATGA
- the gcvH gene encoding glycine cleavage system protein GcvH, whose product MSVYYTKEHEWVRVEGDTATVGITDFAQGQLGDVVFVEVPEAGKALTKGGEAAVVESVKAASDVYAPVSGTVIEGNQAVVDEPSLVNTDPENAGWFFKLTLSDDHQINDLMSEEQYKAYCESL is encoded by the coding sequence ATGAGCGTCTATTACACCAAGGAGCATGAGTGGGTCCGCGTCGAGGGCGATACCGCCACGGTCGGCATCACCGATTTCGCGCAAGGGCAGCTCGGCGACGTCGTCTTCGTCGAGGTGCCGGAGGCCGGCAAGGCGCTGACCAAGGGCGGCGAGGCCGCGGTGGTCGAATCGGTGAAGGCGGCGAGCGACGTCTATGCGCCGGTTTCGGGCACGGTGATCGAGGGCAACCAGGCGGTCGTCGACGAGCCGTCGCTGGTCAACACCGATCCGGAAAATGCCGGCTGGTTCTTCAAGCTGACGCTGAGCGACGATCACCAGATCAACGACCTGATGAGCGAGGAGCAATACAAGGCCTATTGCGAGAGCCTGTGA
- the gcvT gene encoding glycine cleavage system aminomethyltransferase GcvT: protein MSEQILPLDAWHRRLGARMVEFAGYQMPIQYEGIIAEHKWTRESAGLFDVSHMGQLIIAGSEAEKGLATLLPTDFSILKEGRPKYSLLLTIEGGIIDDLMVTRRGDHFYMVVNGATKAGDIEHLQARLPNGAFLDHMKEQALLALQGPKAVDALARLAPGVEALTFMTGGVFMLDGVTSWISRSGYTGEDGFEISLPAYAAERIADLIVEQPEVKPIGLGARDSLRLEAGLPLYGHDLDISTTPVEADLVFALSKRRREEGGFPGWERIAAELVQGPIRKRVGVLVEGRQPVREGAMVVDGEGNEVGKVTSGGFSPSLEAPIAMAYVPLASAEPGARIEMAQRGRIYQGVVTAMPFVPHRYHRKGAPQ, encoded by the coding sequence ATGAGCGAGCAGATTCTTCCCCTCGATGCCTGGCACCGTCGCCTTGGCGCGCGCATGGTCGAATTCGCCGGCTACCAGATGCCGATCCAGTATGAAGGCATCATCGCCGAGCACAAATGGACACGCGAATCGGCCGGCCTGTTCGACGTCAGCCATATGGGCCAGCTCATCATCGCCGGAAGCGAGGCCGAGAAGGGGCTCGCGACGCTGCTCCCGACCGATTTCTCGATCCTGAAGGAAGGCCGGCCCAAATATTCGCTGCTGCTGACCATCGAAGGCGGGATCATCGACGATCTGATGGTGACCCGGCGCGGCGATCATTTCTACATGGTCGTCAACGGCGCGACCAAGGCCGGCGATATCGAGCATCTCCAGGCAAGGCTGCCGAACGGCGCCTTTCTCGATCATATGAAGGAGCAGGCGCTGCTCGCGCTCCAGGGGCCGAAGGCGGTCGACGCGCTGGCGCGGCTTGCGCCGGGCGTCGAGGCGCTGACCTTCATGACCGGCGGCGTCTTCATGCTCGACGGCGTCACCTCGTGGATCAGCCGTTCGGGCTATACCGGCGAGGACGGGTTCGAAATTTCGCTGCCCGCTTATGCCGCCGAGCGGATCGCCGACCTGATCGTCGAGCAGCCGGAAGTGAAGCCGATCGGCCTCGGCGCGCGCGATTCGCTGCGGCTGGAGGCGGGGCTGCCCCTCTACGGGCACGATCTCGATATTTCGACGACGCCGGTCGAAGCCGACCTCGTCTTCGCGCTTTCGAAGCGGCGGCGCGAGGAGGGGGGCTTTCCCGGCTGGGAACGGATCGCGGCGGAGCTGGTTCAGGGGCCGATCCGCAAGCGCGTTGGCGTGCTCGTCGAGGGACGCCAGCCGGTGCGCGAGGGCGCGATGGTGGTGGACGGCGAGGGCAATGAGGTCGGCAAGGTCACGTCCGGCGGTTTTTCGCCAAGCCTCGAAGCGCCGATCGCCATGGCCTATGTGCCGCTCGCCTCGGCCGAGCCCGGCGCCCGCATCGAAATGGCCCAGCGCGGCCGCATCTATCAGGGCGTCGTCACCGCGATGCCTTTCGTCCCCCACCGCTATCACCGCAAGGGAGCGCCCCAATGA
- the ispH gene encoding 4-hydroxy-3-methylbut-2-enyl diphosphate reductase yields MATRPPLHLLIAAPRGFCAGVDRAIRIVELAIERYGAPVYVRHEIVHNKFVVESLKARGAIFVRELDEVPDGVPVVFSAHGVPKAVPAKAEERGLDYLDATCPLVSKVHRQAERLIESGHHILFVGHAGHPEVIGTFGQVPPGRMTLIEDAAEAEAVVPPAGERLAFLTQTTLSVDDTAAIVAILKRRFPEIEAPRSEDICYATSNRQAAVKAIAKRCDAVLVIGASNSSNSVRLVEVAEREGARARLVARAADIDIAWLDGVATLGITAGASAPELLVREVVDALAARFDVTEEEMAGVEERMTFKLPAALQAA; encoded by the coding sequence ATGGCGACCAGGCCCCCTCTCCACCTGCTCATCGCGGCGCCGCGCGGCTTCTGCGCCGGCGTCGATCGGGCGATCCGCATCGTCGAGCTCGCCATCGAGCGCTATGGCGCGCCGGTCTATGTCCGCCACGAAATCGTCCACAACAAGTTCGTCGTCGAAAGCCTGAAGGCGCGCGGCGCGATCTTCGTACGCGAGCTCGACGAGGTGCCTGACGGCGTCCCCGTGGTCTTTTCCGCCCACGGCGTGCCCAAGGCGGTTCCGGCGAAAGCGGAAGAGCGCGGGCTCGACTATCTCGACGCCACCTGCCCGCTCGTCTCCAAGGTCCATCGCCAGGCCGAGCGGCTGATCGAAAGCGGCCATCACATCCTCTTCGTCGGCCATGCCGGCCATCCCGAGGTGATCGGCACGTTCGGCCAGGTTCCGCCGGGGCGGATGACCCTGATCGAGGACGCCGCTGAGGCCGAAGCCGTGGTGCCGCCGGCCGGCGAACGGCTCGCCTTCCTCACCCAGACGACGCTTTCGGTGGACGATACCGCCGCCATCGTCGCGATCCTGAAGCGCCGGTTTCCCGAGATCGAGGCGCCGCGCAGCGAGGACATCTGCTACGCGACCTCGAACCGCCAGGCGGCGGTGAAGGCGATCGCGAAACGCTGCGATGCGGTGCTCGTCATCGGCGCGTCGAACAGCTCCAATTCGGTGCGACTGGTCGAGGTCGCCGAGCGGGAGGGCGCGCGCGCCCGGCTCGTCGCACGTGCCGCCGACATCGATATCGCCTGGCTTGATGGGGTTGCGACGCTCGGCATCACCGCCGGCGCCTCGGCGCCTGAGCTGCTGGTGCGCGAAGTGGTCGATGCGCTCGCCGCCCGCTTCGATGTCACCGAAGAGGAAATGGCCGGGGTCGAGGAACGGATGACGTTCAAGCTCCCGGCCGCGCTCCAGGCCGCCTGA
- the rnhA gene encoding ribonuclease HI, whose translation MTEVEIFTDGACKGNPGPGGWGVVIRAGTREKELSGGEPLTTNNRMELMAAIKGLQALTRPCRVALYTDSNYVRDGITKWTRGWIRNGWKTADRKPVKNADLWQALIAAEAPHRIEWHWVKGHAGHPENERADALASAAAVAQASNRVAR comes from the coding sequence GTGACCGAGGTCGAAATCTTCACCGACGGTGCCTGCAAGGGCAATCCGGGGCCCGGGGGCTGGGGCGTCGTCATCCGCGCCGGCACGCGCGAGAAGGAACTGTCCGGCGGCGAGCCGCTGACGACGAACAACCGCATGGAGCTGATGGCCGCGATCAAGGGCCTGCAGGCGCTGACCCGCCCGTGCCGGGTCGCGCTCTACACCGACAGCAACTATGTCCGCGACGGCATCACCAAATGGACCCGCGGCTGGATCCGCAACGGCTGGAAGACTGCGGACCGGAAGCCGGTCAAGAATGCCGATCTGTGGCAGGCTCTGATCGCCGCCGAAGCGCCGCATCGCATCGAATGGCATTGGGTGAAGGGCCATGCGGGCCATCCGGAAAACGAGCGTGCCGACGCGCTGGCCTCCGCCGCGGCCGTCGCTCAGGCGTCGAACCGCGTCGCCAGATAG
- a CDS encoding NAD(P)/FAD-dependent oxidoreductase, producing the protein MSRYDVAVIGAGMAGASLAAEIADARTVILIEAEAHPGYHSTGRSAAFWSETYGGPAIQPLTTASGGFLAAPPGDFADAPFLLPRGAVHIAREEGRRALDALADSFAVSGVPLRKLGRGALAIHGLRPGWHFGLAEPSCADIDVARLHAAYLKRARTRGAALATDARVVGVRRGKMWRIETKAGTIEAATLVNAAGAWADEVAAMAGVRPIGIQPYRRTVAQLRVDPPAPADLPLIVDALGRFYFKPEAGGRLWVSPHDETPCPAGDCAAEEIDVAIAIDRLQQVVDWRVGRVERAWAGLRSFAPDRRPVYGPDPGDPGFFWCAGQGGFGIQTAPAAAKLAAALLLGEAGDPMIAAVDPSPYLATRFDA; encoded by the coding sequence ATGAGCCGCTACGACGTTGCGGTCATCGGTGCTGGCATGGCCGGCGCCAGCCTCGCTGCCGAGATTGCGGACGCGCGAACCGTCATCCTGATCGAGGCGGAGGCGCACCCGGGCTATCACAGCACCGGACGCTCCGCCGCCTTCTGGTCCGAAACCTATGGCGGCCCGGCGATCCAGCCGCTCACCACCGCCTCGGGCGGCTTCCTCGCCGCGCCCCCCGGAGACTTTGCCGACGCGCCGTTCCTGTTGCCGCGCGGCGCGGTCCATATCGCGCGGGAGGAAGGACGCCGCGCGCTCGACGCGCTTGCGGACTCCTTCGCCGTCTCAGGCGTGCCGCTGCGGAAACTCGGACGCGGCGCGCTCGCGATCCACGGCCTGAGACCGGGCTGGCACTTCGGTCTGGCCGAGCCGAGCTGTGCCGATATCGACGTGGCGCGTCTGCACGCGGCCTATCTCAAGCGCGCGCGCACGCGCGGGGCGGCGCTCGCCACGGACGCGCGGGTTGTCGGGGTTCGGCGTGGTAAAATGTGGCGGATCGAGACGAAGGCGGGGACGATCGAGGCCGCGACGCTGGTCAACGCGGCCGGTGCGTGGGCGGACGAGGTGGCCGCGATGGCAGGGGTGCGGCCGATCGGGATCCAGCCCTATCGCCGCACGGTGGCGCAGCTTCGGGTCGATCCGCCGGCGCCGGCCGACCTGCCGCTGATCGTCGACGCGCTCGGCCGATTCTACTTCAAGCCCGAGGCGGGCGGGCGATTGTGGGTCAGCCCGCATGACGAGACCCCCTGTCCCGCCGGCGATTGCGCGGCCGAGGAGATCGATGTCGCGATCGCCATCGATCGGCTGCAGCAGGTGGTCGATTGGCGGGTGGGGCGGGTCGAGCGCGCCTGGGCGGGGTTGAGGAGCTTCGCGCCGGACCGGCGCCCCGTCTACGGACCCGATCCCGGCGACCCCGGCTTCTTCTGGTGTGCGGGGCAGGGCGGCTTCGGCATCCAGACCGCCCCGGCGGCGGCGAAGCTCGCCGCGGCGCTGCTGCTTGGCGAGGCGGGCGATCCGATGATCGCCGCGGTCGATCCTTCGCCCTATCTGGCGACGCGGTTCGACGCCTGA
- a CDS encoding alpha/beta hydrolase: MADSDDSRRVHPPGAVFSTFAAPDGWPLRRMDWLQPAPEAARGDLLFVGGRGDFIEKYLEIYHWWHERGWNVTAFDWRGQGLSRRPDDAGSADFALRTGDLIALLANWRAARPGPHVAVAHSLGGHLLLRAMIEARPALDAAVLVAPMLLVNSAPVPAWLAPALAAAATRGGRGERRVWKTPAAAPVGSQRQRFLTRSVDRYADELWWWGQHPEFNIGTPSWGWIDQSYRSARATFTPARLGAVETPVLLLATDADRLVSTAAIRRAARLLPHATLHVYPDAAHEILREPDDVRLDALARIDAFLDEHAR; encoded by the coding sequence ATGGCCGACAGCGACGACTCGCGCCGTGTCCACCCGCCCGGCGCGGTCTTCTCGACCTTCGCCGCGCCCGATGGCTGGCCGCTGCGACGGATGGACTGGCTCCAGCCGGCGCCGGAGGCCGCGCGCGGCGATCTCCTGTTCGTCGGCGGGCGCGGCGACTTCATCGAGAAATATCTGGAAATCTACCATTGGTGGCACGAGCGGGGATGGAACGTCACCGCCTTCGATTGGCGCGGCCAGGGCCTGTCGCGTCGGCCTGACGATGCGGGATCCGCGGATTTCGCATTGCGAACCGGCGACCTGATCGCGCTGCTCGCAAACTGGCGCGCGGCGCGGCCGGGGCCGCATGTCGCGGTCGCCCATTCGCTCGGCGGCCATTTGCTCCTGCGCGCCATGATCGAGGCGCGGCCGGCGCTCGACGCCGCCGTGCTGGTCGCGCCGATGCTGCTGGTCAACAGCGCCCCGGTGCCGGCCTGGCTGGCGCCGGCGCTCGCCGCGGCGGCGACCCGGGGCGGGCGCGGCGAGCGGCGGGTGTGGAAGACGCCGGCCGCCGCCCCGGTTGGATCGCAGCGCCAGCGCTTCCTCACCCGCTCGGTCGATCGCTACGCCGACGAACTGTGGTGGTGGGGCCAGCACCCCGAATTCAACATCGGCACGCCGAGCTGGGGTTGGATCGACCAGTCCTATCGATCGGCCCGCGCCACCTTCACGCCGGCGCGGCTCGGCGCGGTCGAAACCCCGGTGCTGCTGCTCGCCACCGATGCGGACCGGCTGGTCAGCACCGCCGCGATCCGGCGCGCCGCGCGCCTGCTGCCGCACGCGACGCTCCACGTCTACCCGGATGCCGCGCACGAAATCCTTCGCGAACCCGATGACGTGCGGCTCGATGCGCTGGCGCGGATCGATGCCTTCCTCGACGAGCACGCCCGATGA
- a CDS encoding A24 family peptidase, which translates to MSAGLSTFLLMLLAALLLACCWFDWRSRIIPNGLNAAIALLAIPFWWAAGLALWPDIALQIGLAVAVFAIFALAFAIGAMGGGDVKLLGALALWLPWQALLAMLVIMSIAGGVLTLGFVVAGRIAGRTERPEIPYGLAIAFGGLWVLSERFLYQFG; encoded by the coding sequence ATGTCCGCCGGTCTTTCCACCTTCCTGCTCATGCTGCTGGCGGCGTTGCTGCTGGCGTGCTGCTGGTTCGACTGGCGCTCGCGGATCATTCCCAACGGCCTCAACGCCGCGATCGCGCTGCTCGCCATTCCCTTCTGGTGGGCGGCGGGCCTCGCGCTCTGGCCGGACATCGCGCTCCAGATCGGCCTGGCGGTCGCGGTCTTCGCCATCTTTGCGCTGGCCTTCGCGATCGGCGCCATGGGCGGCGGCGACGTGAAGCTGCTCGGCGCGCTCGCGCTCTGGCTGCCGTGGCAGGCGCTGCTCGCCATGCTCGTCATCATGTCGATCGCCGGCGGGGTCCTGACGCTCGGCTTCGTCGTCGCCGGGCGGATCGCCGGGCGCACGGAACGGCCCGAAATCCCTTACGGGCTCGCCATCGCATTTGGCGGTTTGTGGGTCCTTAGCGAACGGTTTCTTTACCAATTTGGATGA
- the cpaB gene encoding Flp pilus assembly protein CpaB, with the protein MDVRKIALLVGALVIAAVTAIMAKNMFTGASAPQAVAGPATVPAGPQVLVAVRPLPVGTIIEADALRYQPWPQGLVQDAYFTRGEQGADPQSLVGTVVRTEIAAGQPVTQGALVRPGERGFLAAALGPGMRAVTVAVSATSGVAGFVFPGDRVDLVLSQEVQGGGDGPPLHASETIVRNIRVLAVDQRINARDEDGNQVPQHSSTVTFEATPKIAEKIAVAQTIGQLSLSLRSLADNNAELERAIASGEVTVPRSDDPNAERRMLLAVQSQPIDSNTSFTTGADVSRFQRSTVPGRPRDNNNNNGGAPAPNALNGQPVGPVVRVARGNNVTLVPVGAR; encoded by the coding sequence ATGGACGTCAGGAAAATCGCGCTGCTGGTTGGCGCGCTCGTCATTGCGGCGGTCACCGCCATCATGGCGAAGAACATGTTCACCGGCGCGTCCGCGCCCCAGGCCGTTGCCGGACCGGCGACCGTTCCTGCCGGGCCGCAAGTGCTCGTCGCCGTGCGGCCGCTTCCGGTCGGCACGATCATCGAGGCCGATGCGCTGCGCTACCAGCCCTGGCCGCAGGGCCTCGTGCAGGACGCCTATTTCACCCGTGGCGAGCAGGGCGCCGATCCGCAGAGCCTGGTCGGCACCGTGGTCCGTACCGAGATCGCGGCCGGCCAGCCGGTGACGCAAGGCGCGCTGGTCCGTCCGGGCGAGCGCGGCTTCCTTGCCGCGGCGCTCGGGCCGGGGATGCGCGCCGTCACCGTCGCGGTTTCCGCGACCAGCGGCGTCGCCGGCTTCGTCTTCCCTGGCGACCGGGTCGATCTCGTCCTGTCGCAGGAAGTCCAGGGCGGCGGCGACGGCCCGCCCCTCCACGCCTCCGAGACGATCGTTCGCAACATCCGGGTGCTTGCCGTCGACCAGCGGATCAACGCGCGCGACGAGGATGGCAACCAGGTCCCGCAGCACAGCTCGACGGTGACGTTCGAGGCGACCCCGAAGATCGCCGAGAAGATCGCGGTCGCCCAGACGATCGGCCAGCTCTCGCTTTCGCTGCGCAGCCTTGCCGACAACAATGCCGAGCTCGAGCGCGCGATCGCGTCCGGCGAGGTCACCGTGCCGCGCAGCGACGATCCCAATGCGGAACGCCGGATGCTGCTCGCGGTCCAGAGCCAGCCGATCGATTCGAACACGAGCTTCACGACGGGTGCCGACGTCTCGCGCTTCCAGCGCAGCACCGTCCCCGGCCGTCCGCGCGACAACAACAATAACAATGGTGGCGCGCCCGCGCCCAATGCCCTGAACGGCCAGCCCGTCGGGCCGGTCGTCCGGGTGGCGCGCGGCAACAACGTCACGCTCGTTCCGGTGGGAGCACGTTAA